Within Desulfitobacterium chlororespirans DSM 11544, the genomic segment CTTGCCGCCGGCGGCGGGTATATCAAGGTATCCTCAAAGCCGGGGCAGGGAGCGGTTTTTTCGGTGTTTCTGCCTACTGAAGAACGCTGAAATCTTACAAAACTGTTAGATTTGAGAAAGAATAAGGAAAGATTGTTGTGTTATCCTGTCTGTATCAAGGAAAAAACTGATACAGACTTTTCTTTTGGAGGAAATGAGCATGGTTATTTTAAAAACAACGGACCTGCGCAAATATTACGGCGAGGGTGATACGGCTGTCCGCGCTCTGGACGGGGTGAACCTGGCGGTGGCCAAGGGAGAATTCGTCGCTGTGGTGGGCACTTCCGGCAGCGGCAAATCCACTCTGCTCCATTTGCTGGGAGGGCTTGACCGGCCCAGCGGCGGGACGGTTTCCGTGGATGGCAAGGAAATTTTCTCCCTGAAGGATGAAGAACTGACGATTTTCAGGCGGCGCAAGATCGGCTTTGTCTTCCAGAGCTATAACCTGGTGCCGGTGCTCAATATCTATGAGAACATTATTTTACCCATCCAATTGGACGGCAACGAGCCGGACGAGGAGTATGTGACCCGAATTGTTCAAACCTTGGGCTTGGAAAGCAAGCTGCAGAATCTTCCCAGCCAGCTTTCCGGAGGCCAGCAGCAGCGGGTGGCCATCGCCAGAGCAATAGCAACCAAACCGGCTATTATCCTGGCCGATGAACCCACCGGGAATCTGGACAGCAGAACCAGTCAGGACGTGATGGGGCTTCTCAAAGTGACCGGGGAAAAATTCAGGCAGACCATCGTCATGATTACCCATAATGAAGAATTGGCTCAGCTGGCTGATCGGATCATCCGCATTGAGGATGGCAAAATAGCAGGTGGTAGGCGAACATGATCAAGGTGAAAAACAACAAAGCCATCCGTACTCTGGCCGACCGCAACTTCCGCACAGCGGGAACCCGCAACGTGATTGCCGTGATAGCCATCGCTCTGACGGCCATTCTCTTCACCAGTGTTTTTACCATGGGCTTTGGCCTGGTGGAAAGCATCCAGCGGGCTTCCATGATCATGTCCGGGGGAGACGGGCATGCCGCTGTCAAATATGTCAAGGATGAAACCTATGAGCGGATCAAAGAGCATCCCCTGGTCAAGGAAATGGCTTACTGCCGAATACTGAGCGACAGCGTGGATAACCAGGCTCTGATCAGGCGGCATACGGAATTCTGGTACTATGACGATGTGGGACTGAAGTACGGCTTCGCGGAGCCCGCCGGTGGGCATAAACCTCAGGCCGGGAATGAAGTGATCGCCGATACCAAAACCCTGGAGCTGTTAGGGGTTCCGCTGGAAGTGGGAGCTCCGCTTACCTTGGAGATCACGGTTCATGGCCGGCAGGTCCTGCGGGATTTCATCCTGGCCGGCTGGTGGGAAAGCGATCCGGGGTTCAATATTGGTCAGATCTTTGCTTCCCGCGCCTACCTGGATGCCTATTCGGAGGAGCTGCACTATACCTATCCCGAGGATAAATCTCTGACAGGTACCATCACAGGATATATCAAGTTTGCCAACAGCCTGGGCATTGCGGAAAATCTGGAGAAGGTTGTGACGGAAAGCGGCTTCTCAATGGAAGAGGGCGACCCTAACTACCTGGCCACCGGCGTCAACTGGGCGTATCTGTCCACTGGGGTGGGGATGGACGCCGGAACCCTGACTGCCCTGGCCAGTGCCCTGCTCTTGTTTGTCCTGACAGGTTATCTGATTATTTACAACATCTTTCAGATCTCGGTCCTGCGGGATATCCGCTTTTACGGCCTGCTCAAAACCATCGGCACCACCGGCCATCAGCTGCGGGCTATCATCCGCCGTCAGGCCCTGAGGCTCTCCTTGATCGGTATCCCTCTGGGGCTGCTGGCAGGATTTTTGGTGGGGAAGGCCTTGGTCCCCTACTTGATGGAGCGCTCCAGCTACGCCGGCAGCGGGGTTTCCGTATCCCCTGATCCTCTCATCTTCGCCGGGGCTGCCTTGTTTGCCTTATTTACAGTCTGGATCAGCGCTCATAAGCCTGGAAAAATGGCGGCCAGAATATCCCCCGTGGAAGCGGTGCGCTATACGGATCAGGAGCGCGGCAGCGGTAAAAAGCTCAAAAAGTCCCGACATGGCGCTAAATCCTGGCGGATGGCCCTGGCCAATCTGGGGCGCAACAAGCGCCGCACCGTGCTGGTTGTCCTCAGTCTCAGTCTGAGCATTGTGCTGACCAATACGGTATTTACGATTTCCCAAAGCGTTGACCTGAACAAAGGGCTGGAGAAGTTCAGCGATTCAGACTTCCTGCTGGGTCACGCCAATCTGTTCAATAATCAATATGACGGTGAAAGCAGTGCCCTCAGCGAGAGTTTTATCTCTGCTGCCGGAGCTCAGGAAGGGTTTGAAACCGGGGGCCGCCTCTTTGGCTCCTGGGCCAGCTATCAGAGCGGGACTTCGGCTCAAACCATGAACCGGCAGCCGGACGGTTCCTTGGCCACGGCTCTTTATGGGCTGGAGGAATTCCCCTTTTCCCGCTTGAAGCTTGTGGATGGTGAGCTGGATCAAGAAAAGCTGGCCAGTGGGAATTATATTCTGGAAGGTGTACAAGCGGATGACCAGGGAAAGGTGGAGACCGGCCGCTTCAATCATCAGGTAGGGGATAAGATCACCTTGAATTGCAGCGGCACAGAACGGAAAATGACGGTTCTGGGGCATGTGGTGGCTAATCCCCAGACCAATACCAATGGTTCCTGGATAGGCTCGGCCTTCTTTTTACCGGCGGATATCTACCGGGAGCTGAACGGCAATTCCTTTCCCATGAGCTATGCCTTTAACGTGGCGGAAGCTCAGGAGCGGGACCTGGAGAACTTCCTGAAAAGATATACTGCGGAAATTGAGCCTACCATGAATTACAGCTCGAAATTTACCGCCCTGTCCTCCCTAGAGGGCCTGCGGAACACCGCCGTTCTGATCGGCGGCAGTTTGGCGGCGATTATCGGCATGATTGGTGTACTCAACTTTGTCAATGCCGTCTTAACCGGTATCCTGACCCGTCACCGGGAATTGGCCATGCTGCAAAGCATCGGGATGACCCGCCGGCAGCTGGTGGGTATGCTCTGCAGCGAGGGGGGCTGTTATGCGGCTTTGACCGGGGGAAGCTCCATCCTGCTGAGCGTAGGTTTCTCGCTGCTTATCCTGCGTCCTTTGAGCGAACAAATCTGGTTTTTAAGCTATCGTTTCGTTTTCTGGCCTTTGCTGATTATTCTCCCACTGCTCTTTGTTCTGGGAGCTCTCGTTCCCTATATCGTTTATTATGCAACCGCTAAGCAAAGCATTGTAGAACGGCTGAGAATCGCCGAGTGAACAGGGGAATGGGATGATGTTAAAACCGGCCTTTTGCGGGAATGATTCCCCCAAAGGGACGGTTTTTTCTACAAGGGAAAAATGAAATGACAAGGCTGCCTTGTGTGGTAAAATAGGCATAACATTAAGCAGGAATTTGTGGAGCAATGCATGATGAAGAAAAAGGTAAGGACTGAATTAACCAAATTATATACGGGAGAGTTGGCAAGTATAGTAGTTTTTTTGGTTCTATACTATTGGCAATTCGAGGGTTTTGTTTTGCCGGTACTCTACCCATTGTCAATCTTATGTTTTATTCTTTGGCAGGGAGCTTTGTATTGGTTTCTTTGTTTACAAAGGCTGAAAGGTAAAACTATAAAAAACGTTGGCAGGGTATTTTACATTTTTAAATATATTAACTTAGTTCTTATCGCTCTAACTATCCCGGTTATATTAATGAGTAGTCATGATAATCTACTATATACTATTTTAGGCTTTTTCCTTTCATTGTTTGCCGTTGTGGAATGGATAAATTATTTTCTTGTTCGGCTTTCATATAAGAATCCGAAAATACTAATTAGTTTACTCAGACATAATCAGTTGAAAAGAAGTAAATTGGCTCAAGAAATTGCAGAGCGCTGAATTCCAACTCAAATGGCCTATTTTTTAAAAACAATCTTTTGTCCTTTAAAGGAAATCAAAAGGAAACAAGGTAGTATGCGAAGAACTTATTTAAGCTATTATGATGGAGGAAATCAGCAGATGAAAATAGGGGACAAAATATGAGAATGATTAAAGCTGCATATGAGCATTTTGAGATTGTCCAAAAGATCGTCAACAAGACCATTGGAACTGTATATCCAAACTATTACCCTCAGGGAGCTGTGGAGTTTTTTCTGCACCACCATTCCCATGAAGCTATCCAAAAGGCTATTGCCGGCAATGAAGTATTCTTGTTGGAAGCAGAAGGGGAGTTTGTCGGCACAGGAAGCATCAAGGGGAATGAAATAAACCGGCTTTTTGTGTTGCCGGCCTATCAGGGCAAAGGTTTTGGAACCTTCATGATGGACGAATTGGAGGGGGTTATTTTCGCTGCATATCCGGAAGCTGTATTGGATGCTTCACTTCCGGCCTATGAGATGTACAGCCACAGAGGGTATGTACCGGTTGAATATCATCGCATAAAAACAGATAATGGCCATTATCTGTGCTATCACGTTATGAAGAAAGGCTGTTGCGGAAAAAAATTATAAAACTGATGTCGCAAATACCGAACAACTTTTGCGTATTATACAGTCCATTCCTTCACCGAAAGCCGAACCGTTCAAAATGTGGCTCGCTCGGTTGGCTGCGAGAGGATAGAGGAAACCATCGACCCGGAGCTCACCATTGATCGTGCCCTTGCTATACCTGAAAAAGGGATATACCCGAGAGTGGATTAATCAACGATTGCAGGCAATTCAAGTGCGTAAGGAACTTACGGATGAGTGGGATGATCGCGGAATAAAGCGAGGGCAAGAATACGCTATATTAACCGACGAAATTACCAGGGCATGGTCCGGCATGACCACTCGCCAGTACAAAAATTTAAAGAGCTGAAAAAGGAAAATCTCCGTGACAACATGTCTACATTGGAACTTGTTTTGAATATGCTTGCTGAAGCTACCACATCCGAGATCTCCAAGGCGACGGCCAAAAACATTTGAAGAAAGCAGAGTCAAACGGATGAGAAAATGGGCCTGCGAAAGTGGCTGTTTCAGATCCTGCCGCCAAGAGTGATATCAGGTAGATAGGCATCTTTATTGTATCCTCAACGGGATGGGCCGGCCCTTCATCCGTTTGCAGGGCGGAAAACGGGCAGGCAGCCGCCATCGGTGCGCTGAAGGGTAATGCTGGATTAAAGAAATAAGGCCACCAATAAAGGTTGGATAATCATAAGTAATTAATGGCTAGCTTATCTGTTTTCAGATCCCGCGCCTTAAGCTCCTGCTCCGGATGGCCGATGGCAATACCTAACAGGGGCTCAAAGTCATCGGGGAGGTTCAGAACCGCTGTATTATCGAGTTCAGGGATTTCGCGCATTGCTTCAAGAGAACCCCATATAAAGACGCTGCCTAAGCCGAGGCATGTAGCGGCCAGGTGCATAGAGTAGGCAATGCATGTGACATTTGCGAACTCAATGCCGGGTTGTAAATCCTGTTTCCTGTGGGACACAAAAATCACTGTCGGAGCGCCATAAAAGGGGTCGAAAACTCGCTGACGCAGTTCGATATCAGGAGTATTGCCGATGATCTTTTTCATCTTGGCTTTATCCTCCCAGCGTTTAACAGCGGCGGCGGAGAGTTTATCCAGGGCATCCCTGCACTGCACGACAGTCAAATGGATATCCTTGTACAGATTGCTGCCTACCGGAGCGCTGTTCGCAGCGGCCAGTACAGCGGTTAAATTGTCCTGTGCTATTTGGTCCTGCCTGAATTTCCTGGTGGATTTCCGATAACGCAGCAATTCAAAGTAATCCATAAACACACCCCTTTATGAGCCGAACTTTGTTTGTAACCCTTTACACTTCAAGGGTAACATGAGGGAATTGTAGTGTAAATGACTACAGTAGAGCAGTGTGAAAATATTTTAGAGAACGAGAGGAGTCACATAGGATAAGCTCATGTAAATTCTCATCGGCTCTTTTATATCCTCGAGGCATATAAAGTGCGTGGTAAGCTGGAGGAAATCGGATCTATCTGTTGAAGTATATTATCTAAGATTTAAACGATTGATTCCATGTGCAGACTATTTGACAATTACGACGATATGACGCAGGAGGAAAGAACCATGAGAAAGCTGAAGCTTACTGTCATCCTTTGCTTAATTTTATTCATGAGCATAGCGCCTCTGAATACCTATGCCCTGAGTTCTCCATCAGCCCTCACCAATAGCCCCGGACTGAATGATGGCTCCACGGAAGCGGGAGAGCGAATCTCAGGAGAGGATCGCTACGAGACTGCTGCGGCAATAGCCAGAGCGGGTTGGGATACTGCGTACTATGCCGTCATAGCCAGTGGCGAGAGTTTTCCGGATGCCTTATGTGCGGCATCCCTTGCCAAGCAGCATAATGCCCCAATCCTGCTCACCTCGAAAAACGCCTTGGCAAAAGCGACAGAAGAAATCCTCTTGGCCAAGGGCGTTAAGAAGGTCATGGTTATCGGCGGCCCAGGGGTAATCAGTGAAAATGTCATCAAGAGCATTGAGGATCTGGGTATTGATGCAGCAAGAATAGCTGGAATAAGTCGCTATGAAACCTCACTGCAGGTAGCTCAGGCTATGGGTGACTTTAAAGAAGCGGTTATCGCTTCAGGCGAACATTTTCAAGATGTTTTATCCATTGCCTCTATAGCAGCTAAAAAAGGCATGCCGATTCTCTTTACACCCCAAGACAGCATTTCCTCAGACTTGAAAAACTTGCTGGAGCAAAAAGTTGAGAATACTTATGTCCTGGGGAGCAATGATGCCATAAGTGACGCGGTCTACAAGCAGCTCCCTTCTCCCCGGCGTTTGACAGGTTCCGATTGGTATGAGCTGAATGTAGCGGTTATTGAAGCCTTTGCCCCCGAGCTGGACATGAGCCTATGCTTTGTCGCCGCCGGCTCGTCTTATCCGGATACTTTAGCAGGCTCAGCCCTGGCAGCCACATATGGTTCACCTGTGCTTTTGGTCGGCAGCCCTCTGAGAGATGTCACCAGCAGTTTCCTCCAGAAGAACAGCACGCACATCCAGAAGATTGTCGCCTTTGGCGGAACAGGTGCCTTGGCGGATAATCTGCTGTATACAATTGCCGCGAAAGCAGGAGTGGCAGATAATGAAAAAGGTAATGAAATAGGCAATGAAACAGGCAGCGAAAACAGAGAACCTGCCGTGTCCAATCTTAAAGCCACAGCGGTAAGCGCCAAGCAAATCTATCTTGCCTGGGATAATAACAGCGAAGCCTCTTCATACACTGTCTACAGAGCTGCATCCTCTGATGGGAGGTATATGGAGCTTGCCACAGCTTTTTCTCCCTATTATATAGATACCTCTCTTGAGCCAGGAACAACCTATTATTATAAAGTAAAAGCACACACCAAATCCGAGTCCGGTCCCTACTCAAAGATCGTCAGCGGAACAACTCCGCCGGTCAGCGAAAACTTATCCCAGCCTCAAAATGTGGCAGTCTCGGCAGCGAATACCCATCAAGCCAACATCAGCTGGGATGCAGTAAGCCATGCGGATTATTATGATGTCTACAGGGCAGTCTCTGCCAATGGGGCATTTGTGCGCATCGCAACGGTTGAGCATCCCTACTATCTGGATGCTGATTTGACTTCCGGAATGTCTTATTACTATAGGATTCAGGCTGTGGCGGCTTCATCTGTAAGCCCTTATTCGGCAGTTGTTCAGGCCGGCAATGGCACGGAACCGGGGAACCCTGTCAGCACTGGCACTGCTACGGACACAGCCTCAGATACTAATGTGCTAAGTATTCCTGTGAATTTTGAGTTAATTCCTTTACAGAACGGTCAGGTATATCTGAGTTGGAATAAGGTCGACAAGGCCTCCTACTATACGATATACAAATCCACATCGAAAACGGGACCCTATAGTGTTTTAGGCACAGTTGTCAATACACACTATTACGACGACAATCTGCTTTCCAAGACAGCCTATTATTACAAGATTCAAGCCTGTAATGAAACTTCAAAAGGATCACAATCCGAAGCTAAGTACGTAATTACAAAGTAATTGTAAAACAAAATGCCCTTCATCGACTAAAGGTCGTGAAGGGCATTTTCCTTTCCTTAACCATAAGGAAAATTATTTATACTTCCTGTCATACAGAAGCGCTGCGTTCAGCACGACCAGCACCGAGCCGGCATTGTGGACCAAAGCGCCGGTTACCGGGGTGAGTACACCCGCTACGGAAAGCAGTATGGCGACAAAGTTAATGGCCATGGAGAGAAAAATATTGAATTTTATAGTGCGGACTGTGGAATTGGACAGCTTCTTTAAGTAGGGAATCTTGGCAATATCATCGCCCATTAAAGCAATGTCCGCCGCCTCCACAGCGATATCACTGCCCATAGTGCCCATGGCCACACCCACGTCGGCTGTTTTAAGGGCAGGGGCATCATTGACTCCGTCGCCGATCATGCAGACCTTACGGCCTTGGTTTTGAAGGGCTTTAATGCTGTTCACTTTATCGGCTGGCAGCAGCTCCGCTTTCACCGTTTTAATGCCAACCTGTTCGGCAAAGTATTGAGCAGTCTGGGCATGGTCCCCCGTCAACAAAACAATCGTGGCGTTGGCCTCATGGAGCTCTTTAACCATGCTTGGGGCGGTATCCCGCAGAGTGTCGGAAAGGGCGATCGCTCCAATCAAGGAATTGTTTTGGGCAACCAGGATCATGGCCTTGCCTTGGGACTGAAAACGGGTGAGAGCAGTGACGACCTGCTCGCCAATAGGTATCCCATGCTCTTTTAAGTACAGCGGATTGCCGCACAGCAGTGTTTCCCCGTTCAAACTCACCTGGATTCCTTTGCCCGGTATCATCTGAAAATCCTGGGCAGGCAGGAGGGGGATAGCCCGCTCTTTGGCGTAGTCGACAACCGCCTTGGCCAGGGGATGCTCCGAATAGACTTCCGCAGAGGCGGCCAGACTGAGCAGAGTGTCCCTGTCCATATCTTCAGCCAGGGGCTGGATATCGCTGACGACGAGAGTTCCGGTGGTCAGGGTGCCCGTTTTATCAAAGGCGATGCAATCCACCTTGCCCATCTTTTCCAGCGCTTCACCGGACTTGATGATCACGCCGTGCTTGGTGGCCTGGCCGATGGCCGCCATAATGGAGGTGGGGGTAGCCAAAGCCAGGGCGCAGGGGCAGAAGACAACCAGGATGGTAACAGCCCGGATCA encodes:
- a CDS encoding cell wall-binding repeat-containing protein: MRKLKLTVILCLILFMSIAPLNTYALSSPSALTNSPGLNDGSTEAGERISGEDRYETAAAIARAGWDTAYYAVIASGESFPDALCAASLAKQHNAPILLTSKNALAKATEEILLAKGVKKVMVIGGPGVISENVIKSIEDLGIDAARIAGISRYETSLQVAQAMGDFKEAVIASGEHFQDVLSIASIAAKKGMPILFTPQDSISSDLKNLLEQKVENTYVLGSNDAISDAVYKQLPSPRRLTGSDWYELNVAVIEAFAPELDMSLCFVAAGSSYPDTLAGSALAATYGSPVLLVGSPLRDVTSSFLQKNSTHIQKIVAFGGTGALADNLLYTIAAKAGVADNEKGNEIGNETGSENREPAVSNLKATAVSAKQIYLAWDNNSEASSYTVYRAASSDGRYMELATAFSPYYIDTSLEPGTTYYYKVKAHTKSESGPYSKIVSGTTPPVSENLSQPQNVAVSAANTHQANISWDAVSHADYYDVYRAVSANGAFVRIATVEHPYYLDADLTSGMSYYYRIQAVAASSVSPYSAVVQAGNGTEPGNPVSTGTATDTASDTNVLSIPVNFELIPLQNGQVYLSWNKVDKASYYTIYKSTSKTGPYSVLGTVVNTHYYDDNLLSKTAYYYKIQACNETSKGSQSEAKYVITK
- a CDS encoding heavy metal translocating P-type ATPase, whose protein sequence is MIKKINHLFSGIPMTIVAAVFLAASLILLLSGTEVPVDPAWVTVIICGFPLLYLAITRLILQRWISSALLISMAMIASIAIGELFAAGEVAFIMAIGAILEDKTVERAKKGLKQLLNLVPLQGRRLRTDATGTQEEMVSVEQIRKDDLLRVLPGETIPVDGEIIAGNTSVDQSIMTGESLPIDKGAGDSVFSGTLNRFGSIDIMATKVGEDSSLQKLIRLVQEAENSKAPMQRIADKWATWLVPIALIIAVLTLIFTGEVIRAVTILVVFCPCALALATPTSIMAAIGQATKHGVIIKSGEALEKMGKVDCIAFDKTGTLTTGTLVVSDIQPLAEDMDRDTLLSLAASAEVYSEHPLAKAVVDYAKERAIPLLPAQDFQMIPGKGIQVSLNGETLLCGNPLYLKEHGIPIGEQVVTALTRFQSQGKAMILVAQNNSLIGAIALSDTLRDTAPSMVKELHEANATIVLLTGDHAQTAQYFAEQVGIKTVKAELLPADKVNSIKALQNQGRKVCMIGDGVNDAPALKTADVGVAMGTMGSDIAVEAADIALMGDDIAKIPYLKKLSNSTVRTIKFNIFLSMAINFVAILLSVAGVLTPVTGALVHNAGSVLVVLNAALLYDRKYK
- a CDS encoding FtsX-like permease family protein yields the protein MIKVKNNKAIRTLADRNFRTAGTRNVIAVIAIALTAILFTSVFTMGFGLVESIQRASMIMSGGDGHAAVKYVKDETYERIKEHPLVKEMAYCRILSDSVDNQALIRRHTEFWYYDDVGLKYGFAEPAGGHKPQAGNEVIADTKTLELLGVPLEVGAPLTLEITVHGRQVLRDFILAGWWESDPGFNIGQIFASRAYLDAYSEELHYTYPEDKSLTGTITGYIKFANSLGIAENLEKVVTESGFSMEEGDPNYLATGVNWAYLSTGVGMDAGTLTALASALLLFVLTGYLIIYNIFQISVLRDIRFYGLLKTIGTTGHQLRAIIRRQALRLSLIGIPLGLLAGFLVGKALVPYLMERSSYAGSGVSVSPDPLIFAGAALFALFTVWISAHKPGKMAARISPVEAVRYTDQERGSGKKLKKSRHGAKSWRMALANLGRNKRRTVLVVLSLSLSIVLTNTVFTISQSVDLNKGLEKFSDSDFLLGHANLFNNQYDGESSALSESFISAAGAQEGFETGGRLFGSWASYQSGTSAQTMNRQPDGSLATALYGLEEFPFSRLKLVDGELDQEKLASGNYILEGVQADDQGKVETGRFNHQVGDKITLNCSGTERKMTVLGHVVANPQTNTNGSWIGSAFFLPADIYRELNGNSFPMSYAFNVAEAQERDLENFLKRYTAEIEPTMNYSSKFTALSSLEGLRNTAVLIGGSLAAIIGMIGVLNFVNAVLTGILTRHRELAMLQSIGMTRRQLVGMLCSEGGCYAALTGGSSILLSVGFSLLILRPLSEQIWFLSYRFVFWPLLIILPLLFVLGALVPYIVYYATAKQSIVERLRIAE
- a CDS encoding nitroreductase family protein — encoded protein: MDYFELLRYRKSTRKFRQDQIAQDNLTAVLAAANSAPVGSNLYKDIHLTVVQCRDALDKLSAAAVKRWEDKAKMKKIIGNTPDIELRQRVFDPFYGAPTVIFVSHRKQDLQPGIEFANVTCIAYSMHLAATCLGLGSVFIWGSLEAMREIPELDNTAVLNLPDDFEPLLGIAIGHPEQELKARDLKTDKLAINYL
- a CDS encoding ABC transporter ATP-binding protein, with amino-acid sequence MVILKTTDLRKYYGEGDTAVRALDGVNLAVAKGEFVAVVGTSGSGKSTLLHLLGGLDRPSGGTVSVDGKEIFSLKDEELTIFRRRKIGFVFQSYNLVPVLNIYENIILPIQLDGNEPDEEYVTRIVQTLGLESKLQNLPSQLSGGQQQRVAIARAIATKPAIILADEPTGNLDSRTSQDVMGLLKVTGEKFRQTIVMITHNEELAQLADRIIRIEDGKIAGGRRT
- a CDS encoding GNAT family N-acetyltransferase → MRMIKAAYEHFEIVQKIVNKTIGTVYPNYYPQGAVEFFLHHHSHEAIQKAIAGNEVFLLEAEGEFVGTGSIKGNEINRLFVLPAYQGKGFGTFMMDELEGVIFAAYPEAVLDASLPAYEMYSHRGYVPVEYHRIKTDNGHYLCYHVMKKGCCGKKL